In one Acetobacter sp. genomic region, the following are encoded:
- a CDS encoding APC family permease, which translates to MKKTDLSSPQGRLSGNLGVAEIIFMVVAAAAPLTVVSGNVPLAIAQGNGPYAWTGFVAAALVLLLFSIGFVAMTPFMKEAGAFFSYIREGLGKGAGCGGAFVALLTYTAIQVGVYGFFGWAVDDAVKDWGGPHLPWWLYAFGVLAVVGTLGYRHIELSSRVLGIALILEIGVVVVMNTAIMMHPSPVPVPVTTQPAEPMGPFAVALLFAITGFLGFEATAIFRDEARDPERTIPRATYGAVAIIGVFYAFSCWCLIEAWGTDAVTAVARKYLADGGNMVLDTAGRYVGASMRNVMEVLLLTSLFACLLSFHNIIARYQLVLGREGILPAFLAQTHVRHFSPHSSSLVQTVTAILLVGVAALSGADPLVTVFGSMAGISTVGIVLLMILTSVAVVAFFRNSRLKQVGSLQTNWCPVLSVFVLASVLFIILDNFTTITGLSMGISTFLAVMPFVALLGGWCLGARRPNISGRMPQGQGV; encoded by the coding sequence ATGAAGAAAACAGACCTCTCTTCACCGCAAGGTCGCCTTTCCGGCAATCTGGGTGTCGCGGAAATCATCTTCATGGTCGTCGCGGCTGCGGCGCCCCTGACTGTGGTCAGCGGCAACGTGCCGCTCGCCATTGCACAGGGAAATGGTCCCTATGCGTGGACAGGATTTGTCGCCGCCGCTCTGGTCCTGCTGCTGTTTTCCATTGGTTTCGTCGCCATGACGCCTTTCATGAAAGAGGCGGGCGCGTTTTTTTCCTACATCCGTGAGGGGCTCGGAAAAGGCGCTGGCTGTGGCGGTGCGTTCGTCGCCCTGCTGACCTATACGGCCATTCAGGTCGGCGTATACGGGTTTTTCGGCTGGGCGGTTGATGATGCTGTCAAGGATTGGGGCGGCCCCCATCTTCCCTGGTGGCTGTATGCCTTTGGTGTGCTGGCTGTCGTGGGCACGCTCGGCTACCGGCATATCGAACTCAGTTCACGTGTGCTCGGTATTGCGCTGATTCTGGAAATTGGTGTCGTGGTCGTCATGAACACCGCGATCATGATGCACCCCTCTCCCGTTCCGGTTCCGGTGACGACACAGCCTGCCGAGCCGATGGGGCCGTTTGCCGTGGCGCTTCTGTTCGCCATTACGGGGTTTCTGGGTTTCGAAGCGACCGCGATTTTCCGGGATGAGGCGCGTGATCCCGAGCGGACCATTCCCCGTGCGACTTATGGCGCAGTCGCGATCATTGGAGTGTTTTACGCTTTTTCCTGCTGGTGTCTGATTGAGGCTTGGGGAACGGACGCCGTCACGGCTGTCGCCCGGAAATATCTGGCAGACGGCGGCAATATGGTTCTCGACACGGCTGGTCGCTATGTTGGCGCCAGCATGCGCAATGTCATGGAAGTGCTGCTGCTGACCAGCCTGTTCGCCTGTCTGCTGTCATTTCACAACATCATAGCCCGATACCAGCTTGTTCTCGGTCGCGAAGGGATACTGCCCGCTTTTCTGGCGCAGACTCACGTCCGTCACTTTTCACCGCACAGTTCTTCACTGGTTCAGACTGTTACCGCAATTCTGCTGGTCGGAGTTGCCGCATTGTCAGGTGCCGATCCTCTGGTGACGGTTTTCGGTTCGATGGCCGGTATCTCGACAGTCGGCATCGTGCTGCTGATGATTCTGACATCTGTCGCCGTTGTTGCATTTTTCAGGAACAGCCGTCTGAAGCAGGTCGGTAGTCTGCAAACAAACTGGTGCCCCGTTCTTTCCGTTTTCGTTCTGGCAAGCGTGCTGTTTATCATCCTCGATAACTTCACGACCATTACGGGGCTTTCCATGGGGATCAGTACATTTCTGGCTGTGATGCCCTTTGTCGCCCTTCTGGGAGGATGGTGCCTCGGCGCACGCAGACCCAATATTTCGGGGCGGATGCCGCAGGGGCAGGGGGTCTGA